The following are encoded together in the Streptomyces sp. NBC_01465 genome:
- a CDS encoding TetR/AcrR family transcriptional regulator yields the protein MTAISGGKTGYHHGDLRNALIAAAVELATDGGPEKVVLREAARRVGVSPTAAYRHFAGQGDLLLAVKVHGQQALADSMEEAAAEAPSSDDPGAAAELRFAAIGRGYVRFARKQPGLYRAAFCSPELISDEKEWGGVTPAGSDPSYRAFVLLTGVLDEMVASGRMPERNRPAAEAAAWAAVHGLSMLILDGPMKRLPEAVQDVAIERTVAMVTAGLIAS from the coding sequence ATGACAGCGATCTCGGGGGGCAAGACGGGCTACCACCACGGCGATCTGCGCAATGCGCTGATCGCCGCCGCGGTGGAACTCGCGACCGACGGTGGCCCGGAGAAGGTCGTCCTGCGCGAGGCGGCCCGGCGCGTCGGGGTCTCACCGACCGCCGCCTACCGGCACTTCGCGGGCCAAGGGGACCTTCTGCTGGCCGTTAAGGTCCACGGTCAGCAGGCCCTCGCCGACTCGATGGAGGAGGCCGCCGCCGAAGCGCCCTCCTCCGACGACCCGGGCGCGGCGGCCGAACTCCGCTTCGCGGCCATCGGGCGCGGCTATGTCCGCTTCGCCCGCAAGCAGCCCGGTCTCTACCGCGCCGCGTTCTGTTCGCCCGAGCTGATCAGCGACGAGAAGGAGTGGGGCGGGGTGACGCCCGCCGGATCGGATCCCTCGTACCGCGCCTTCGTGCTGCTCACCGGAGTGCTCGACGAGATGGTGGCGTCCGGCCGGATGCCCGAGCGCAACCGGCCTGCGGCGGAGGCTGCGGCCTGGGCGGCGGTGCACGGGCTGTCCATGCTGATCCTCGACGGGCCGATGAAGCGACTGCCGGAGGCGGTCCAGGACGTCGCCATCGAGCGCACTGTGGCCATGGTGACCGCCGGGCTCATCGCGTCGTGA
- the hpnC gene encoding squalene synthase HpnC has product MTAEREARTDPASRTTLDKAADENFPVAPFFLPRAWRGDLMAVYGYARLVDDIGDGDLADAPGEAVRLGLDPAQADDRLAMLDAFEADLGRVFDGTPRHPLLSALQPTVRRRSLAPEPFLGLIEANRQDQTVRRYETYEDLLAYCELSANPVGRLVLQLTGTATPERIRRSDAVCTALQIVEHLQDVAEDLGRDRIYLPAQDMKRFHVQEADLAAPSAGASVRALVAYEAERARGLLNEGAPLVGSVHGRLKLLLAGFVAGGSAALQAVTAAGYDVLPGPPKPTKLSLLREVGAVLRGTRREG; this is encoded by the coding sequence GTGACGGCGGAGCGGGAGGCGCGCACCGACCCGGCCTCGCGCACCACCCTGGACAAGGCCGCCGACGAGAACTTCCCCGTCGCCCCCTTCTTCCTGCCGCGCGCCTGGCGCGGCGATCTGATGGCCGTGTACGGCTACGCACGCCTGGTCGACGACATCGGTGACGGCGATCTCGCCGACGCCCCCGGCGAAGCCGTGCGCCTGGGCCTCGATCCGGCGCAGGCGGACGACCGCCTCGCGATGCTCGACGCCTTCGAGGCCGACCTCGGGCGCGTCTTCGACGGCACGCCCCGCCACCCGCTCCTGAGCGCCCTGCAGCCGACGGTCCGCCGACGCTCCCTCGCGCCCGAGCCGTTCCTCGGACTGATCGAGGCCAACCGCCAGGACCAGACGGTGCGCCGCTACGAGACGTACGAGGACCTCCTCGCCTACTGCGAGCTCTCCGCCAACCCCGTCGGCCGCCTCGTCCTCCAGCTGACCGGCACCGCGACCCCCGAGCGCATCCGCCGCTCCGACGCCGTCTGCACCGCCCTGCAGATCGTCGAACACCTTCAGGACGTCGCCGAGGACCTCGGCCGCGACCGCATTTACCTGCCCGCCCAGGACATGAAGCGGTTCCATGTCCAGGAGGCGGATCTGGCTGCACCCAGCGCGGGCGCATCGGTGCGCGCGCTGGTCGCGTACGAAGCGGAACGCGCCCGGGGACTGCTGAATGAAGGCGCTCCCCTGGTGGGTAGCGTCCACGGCAGACTCAAGCTGCTGCTCGCCGGATTCGTGGCCGGGGGAAGTGCCGCACTCCAGGCGGTCACCGCCGCCGGGTACGACGTACTTCCAGGACCGCCCAAGCCCACCAAGCTCAGCCTGCTGCGCGAAGTGGGAGCCGTCTTGCGAGGAACGCGTAGAGAGGGGTGA
- the hpnD gene encoding presqualene diphosphate synthase HpnD, with protein MSRTVEGHAQLSAPVMAAYSYCEAVTGQQARNFAYGIRLLPADKRQAMSALYAFSRRVDDIGDGELPPDVKQTRLESTRELLGRVRAGEVEEDDTDPVAVALADAARRFPIPLGGLDELIDGVLMDVHEETYETWDDLKVYCRCVAGAIGRLSLGIFGTETGSTEKAFDYADTLGLALQLTNILRDVREDAGNGRTYLPADDLAKFGCSAGFHSATPPAGSDFAGLVHFEVRRARALFAEGYRLLPLLDRRSGACVAAMAGIYRRLLDRIERDPEAVLRGRVSLPGREKAYVAVRGLSGLDTRHISRQTARRRA; from the coding sequence GTGAGCCGGACCGTGGAGGGACACGCGCAGCTATCTGCGCCGGTGATGGCCGCATACAGCTACTGCGAGGCCGTGACCGGTCAGCAGGCACGGAATTTCGCGTACGGCATCAGGCTGCTGCCGGCCGACAAGCGGCAGGCGATGTCGGCGCTGTACGCCTTCTCGCGCCGCGTCGACGACATCGGCGACGGGGAACTGCCGCCCGACGTCAAGCAGACGCGGCTCGAGTCGACCCGCGAACTCCTCGGCCGGGTACGCGCCGGCGAGGTCGAGGAGGACGACACCGACCCGGTGGCCGTCGCACTCGCGGACGCCGCACGCCGGTTCCCGATCCCGCTCGGCGGGCTCGACGAACTCATCGACGGCGTACTGATGGACGTGCACGAGGAGACCTACGAGACCTGGGACGACCTCAAGGTCTACTGCCGGTGCGTCGCGGGCGCCATCGGCCGGCTCTCGCTCGGCATCTTCGGAACCGAGACGGGCTCCACCGAGAAGGCCTTCGACTACGCGGACACCCTCGGCCTCGCCCTGCAGCTCACCAACATCCTCCGGGACGTACGCGAGGACGCGGGCAACGGCCGCACCTATCTGCCCGCCGACGACCTCGCCAAGTTCGGCTGCTCCGCGGGCTTCCACAGTGCGACACCGCCCGCGGGCTCGGACTTCGCGGGCCTGGTGCACTTCGAAGTCCGGCGCGCCCGCGCCCTCTTCGCCGAGGGCTACCGGCTGCTGCCGCTCCTCGACCGTCGCAGCGGCGCCTGTGTCGCTGCCATGGCCGGCATCTACCGCCGGCTCCTCGACCGCATCGAGCGGGACCCCGAGGCGGTGCTGCGCGGCCGCGTCTCGCTCCCCGGGCGGGAGAAGGCGTACGTCGCGGTGCGCGGACTCTCCGGACTCGACACCCGGCACATCTCCCGGCAGACGGCGCGGAGGCGCGCCTGA
- the hpnE gene encoding hydroxysqualene dehydroxylase HpnE → MTADAVRPEGPSSRPAGRPEGAAAPVGERAVVVGGGLAGITAALELADAGLRVTLLEGRPRLGGLAFSFQRGELTVDNGQHVYLRCCTAYRWFLDRVDGAALAPLQDRLDVPVLDVAHPRGPRLGRLRRTGLPVPLHLVKSLATYPHLSLAERASVGRAALALKGLDLADPALDDVDFASWLGSHGQSERTIEALWDLVGVATLNATAPHASLGLAAMVFKTGLLSEPGAADIGWAHVPLGELHDTLARKALDSAGVRTELRTRVLGISRAQNSNWEVEVDGETLEADAVVLAVPQREAHALLPEGALDDADRLLDIGTAPILNIHVVYDRKVLKQPFFAALGTPVQWVFDRTDASGLKGGGQYLALSQSAAEDDIDEPVSVLRERYLPELERLLPAARGAEVRDFFVTRERTATFAPSPGVGRLRPAAATNAPGFYLAGAWTATGWPATMESAVRSGFSAAGAALSDLGRPQRHPLQEAA, encoded by the coding sequence ATGACAGCCGATGCAGTGCGGCCCGAGGGGCCGTCTTCACGACCGGCCGGCCGCCCCGAGGGGGCGGCCGCACCCGTCGGCGAACGCGCGGTCGTGGTCGGCGGAGGGCTCGCCGGGATCACCGCCGCACTCGAACTCGCCGACGCGGGCCTGCGGGTGACCCTGCTCGAAGGGCGGCCGCGGCTCGGCGGGCTCGCCTTCTCCTTCCAGCGCGGCGAGCTGACCGTCGACAACGGCCAGCATGTCTATCTGCGGTGCTGCACCGCCTACCGCTGGTTCCTCGACCGCGTCGACGGAGCCGCCCTCGCGCCGCTGCAGGACCGGCTCGACGTGCCCGTGCTCGACGTCGCGCACCCGCGCGGCCCGCGTCTTGGACGGCTGCGGCGCACCGGCCTTCCCGTACCGCTGCACCTGGTGAAGAGCCTGGCGACCTACCCGCACCTCTCGCTCGCCGAGCGGGCGAGCGTCGGGCGCGCGGCGCTCGCGCTCAAGGGCCTCGACCTGGCCGATCCCGCCCTGGACGACGTGGACTTCGCGAGCTGGCTCGGCAGCCACGGCCAGTCGGAGCGCACCATCGAGGCGCTCTGGGACCTGGTGGGCGTCGCGACGCTCAACGCCACCGCACCCCACGCCTCGCTCGGGCTCGCCGCCATGGTCTTCAAGACCGGACTGCTCTCCGAGCCCGGCGCCGCCGACATCGGCTGGGCGCACGTACCGCTCGGCGAACTGCACGACACTCTGGCGCGCAAGGCACTGGACAGCGCAGGCGTACGGACCGAATTGCGGACCCGAGTCCTGGGTATCTCCCGTGCACAGAACAGCAATTGGGAGGTCGAGGTGGACGGCGAGACGCTCGAGGCGGACGCCGTGGTGCTGGCCGTCCCGCAGCGCGAGGCCCACGCCCTGCTGCCCGAGGGGGCACTCGACGACGCCGACCGGCTGCTCGACATCGGGACCGCGCCGATCCTCAACATCCATGTCGTCTACGACCGCAAGGTGCTCAAGCAGCCCTTCTTCGCGGCCCTCGGCACCCCCGTCCAGTGGGTCTTCGACCGTACGGACGCCTCGGGGCTGAAGGGCGGCGGCCAGTATCTGGCGCTGTCGCAGTCCGCCGCCGAGGACGACATCGACGAGCCCGTCTCCGTACTGCGCGAGCGCTATCTCCCCGAGCTGGAGCGGCTGTTGCCCGCCGCCCGCGGCGCGGAGGTACGCGACTTCTTCGTCACCCGGGAGCGGACGGCGACCTTCGCGCCGTCCCCCGGCGTGGGACGGCTGCGCCCCGCGGCGGCCACCAACGCCCCAGGCTTCTATCTGGCCGGCGCGTGGACCGCCACCGGCTGGCCCGCGACCATGGAGAGCGCCGTGCGCAGCGGCTTCAGCGCCGCAGGTGCCGCGCTCTCCGATCTGGGCCGCCCTCAGAGACATCCGCTTCAGGAGGCGGCATGA
- a CDS encoding polyprenyl synthetase family protein, whose amino-acid sequence MSTATGTRGEPVTPAADTVDIVALLERGRTLSSPVLRAAVDRLAPPMDTVAAYHFGWIDAEGNPSDGDGGKAVRPALALLSAEAAGAAAEVGVPGAVAVELVHNFSLLHDDLMDGDEQRRHRDTVWKVHGPAQAILVGDALFALANELLLELGTVEAGRATRRLTTATRKLIDGQAQDISYEHRERVTVEECLEMEGNKTGALLACAVSIGAVLGGADDRTADILESYGYHLGLAFQAVDDLLGIWGDPEATGKQTWSDLRQRKKSLPVVAALAAGGPASERLGELLAADAKSNDFDTFSEEEFATRAALIEEAGGREWTSQEARRQHAVAIEALNGVDMPEQVRAQLVALADFVVVRKR is encoded by the coding sequence ATGAGCACTGCTACTGGAACAAGAGGAGAGCCTGTGACCCCGGCCGCAGACACCGTCGATATTGTCGCGCTTCTGGAGCGCGGACGGACCCTGTCCTCACCGGTGCTGCGTGCTGCCGTGGACCGGCTCGCGCCGCCCATGGACACCGTAGCCGCGTACCACTTCGGCTGGATCGACGCCGAGGGCAACCCCTCCGACGGCGACGGCGGCAAGGCCGTGCGTCCCGCACTGGCCCTGCTCTCCGCGGAGGCGGCCGGCGCCGCCGCCGAGGTCGGCGTCCCCGGTGCGGTCGCCGTCGAACTCGTGCACAACTTCTCGCTGCTGCACGACGACCTGATGGACGGCGACGAGCAGCGCCGCCACCGCGACACCGTGTGGAAGGTGCACGGTCCCGCCCAGGCGATCCTCGTCGGCGACGCGCTCTTCGCGCTCGCCAACGAGCTCCTCCTGGAACTCGGCACGGTCGAGGCAGGTCGCGCCACCCGCCGGCTCACCACCGCCACGCGGAAGCTGATCGACGGTCAGGCGCAGGACATCTCCTACGAGCACCGCGAGCGGGTCACCGTCGAGGAGTGCCTGGAGATGGAGGGCAACAAGACGGGCGCCCTGCTCGCCTGCGCCGTCTCCATCGGCGCGGTGCTCGGCGGCGCCGACGACCGTACGGCCGACATCCTCGAGTCGTACGGCTACCACCTGGGTCTCGCCTTCCAGGCCGTGGACGATCTCCTCGGCATCTGGGGCGACCCGGAGGCGACCGGCAAGCAGACCTGGAGCGACCTGCGCCAGCGCAAGAAGTCACTGCCGGTCGTCGCCGCGCTCGCCGCGGGCGGCCCGGCCTCGGAGCGTCTTGGCGAGCTGCTCGCAGCGGACGCCAAGAGTAATGATTTCGACACCTTCTCCGAGGAAGAGTTCGCCACTCGGGCCGCGTTGATCGAAGAGGCCGGCGGTCGCGAGTGGACCTCGCAGGAGGCCCGCAGGCAGCATGCCGTCGCGATCGAGGCACTGAACGGAGTCGATATGCCGGAACAGGTCAGGGCACAGCTCGTCGCGCTCGCCGACTTCGTGGTCGTACGAAAGCGATGA